A portion of the Bombus terrestris unplaced genomic scaffold, iyBomTerr1.2, whole genome shotgun sequence genome contains these proteins:
- the LOC125386998 gene encoding uncharacterized protein LOC125386998 has translation MEDGERCANLTGNFTTFGHKCTGDKRTCMVKRFSYTTSTEDSTSSPQTWSVERKCTNKCDFGCIVVGERTKLSACTTCCEKSFCNIGTGAANNLTIRGIDLFLALVLQITLTIIMYPS, from the exons ATGGAAGATGGAGAGAGATGCGCCAATCTGACCGGAAACTTCACCACTTTCGGGCACAAGTGCACTGGTGACAAAAGGACCTGTATG GTAAAGCGATTTTCTTACACTACCAGCACCGAAGATTCAACGTCTAGTCCACAAACTTGGTCGGTGGAGAGAAAGTGTACTAACAAATGCGACTTCGGATGTATAGTGGTCGGTGAACGAACAAAACTCTCCGCTTGCACCACTTGCTGCGAGAAATCGTTTTGCAATATCGGTACCGGTGCTGCGAACAATCTGACGATAAGAGGGATCGATCTGTTTCTAGCTTtagtattacaaattacattaacaaTTATCATGTATCCGTCCTGA